In Bacilli bacterium PM5-9, the sequence GAAACAAATGATCTGTTTTTGTATAAAAAAAGACATTTGTGTTAATAATGCCTTTTCTAAAATTACTTTCTTGTTTTAACAAGTCGTTTGTTAATCATTTTACTATTCTTACCTTAATCATATTTATAAGTATAAGCAGCTTTACCCATCTTATAATAAGTTATATGCATAGTACTTTTCTTTACTATAATTTGATGTATAATCTTTAGTTTTTTGCCTTTTATTATCAATGTCTACTTCATAATCAAATACAACCTTTTTTAATTATTAATACCCTATTTTTATTTAACAATTAAAAAAAGCCGATTTTATTCGGCTTCAGTTTCTTTTTCAACAACTTCTCTTTCAACAAATTGAGTATGTAACAATTTATGAGACATTTCTCCACCTGGTTTTCCTAAGAACTCATCATAAATTTTGATGATGTCAGGGTTTTTATGAGACTCTCTAATTGTTTTATGAACATCGATGTCATAAATAGCATCCATTCTTTTTGAAATAATGCTTCTATCTCCATGATGATATGGTTGTCCACCACCAGCAATACAACCACCAGGGCAAGCCATTATTTCAATAATATGATATTCATTTTCACCAGACTCAATTTTTTCAAGTAACTTTCTAGCATTACCAAGTCCATGTGCAGCAGCAACTTTAACTTCAGTTCCACCAACATTTACACAAGCTTCTTTAATACCTTCAAGTCCTCTAACATCTTTGAAATCTAATGATGGTGCTTTTTCATCACTTAACCATGCAGATACAGTTCTTAATGCAGCTTCTAAAACTCCACCAGTCGCTCCAAAAATTGCTCCTGCTCCAGTTGATTCTCCAAGTGGATTATCAAATTCACAATCATCTAATTGCATATAATTAATTCCTGCTTCTTTAATCATTAAAGCAAGTTCTCTTGTTGTAATAACACAATCTACATCATCTTTACTATCAACTGATAATTCTGGACGTGCTGCTTCATATTTTTTAGCAACACATGGCATAATTGATGCAACATAGATTTTTTTAGGATCAACACCCATTTTTTCAGCCCAATAAGTTTTTGTAATAGCACCAAACATTTCATGTGGTGATTTACAAGTTGATGGGATATCAATTAAACTTGGGAATTGATGTTCAATAAATTTAATCCAAGCTGGACAACATGAAGTTAAAATAGGTAAACGACCATTTCCATTAATTCTTTCTAATACTTCGTGTGCTTCTTCCATAATTGTTAAATCAGCACCCCAGTTTGTATCAAAAACATAGTCAAATCCAATTCTTTTTAAAGAATTAACCATTTTACCAGTACTAATAGTTCCAGGTTCTGCTCCAAACTCTTCTGCAATAGCAACCCTTACAGCAGGTGCTGTTTGCACAACAACGATTTTTTCTTCATCATTTAATGCACTCCATAGTGAATCAACATGACTAATTTCTGTTAAAGCACCTGTTGGACATACACTTACACATTGCCCACAGAAAGTACAAGCTGTATTTTGTAACGAATCGTTGAATGCAGGAGCAATCACAGTATCAAAACCACGATTAACTGCTG encodes:
- a CDS encoding NADH-quinone oxidoreductase subunit G (product_source=KO:K00336; cath_funfam=3.10.20.30,3.30.70.20,3.40.950.10,4.10.260.20; cog=COG0633,COG4624; ko=KO:K00336; pfam=PF02256,PF02906,PF10588,PF12838,PF13510; smart=SM00902,SM00929; superfamily=53920,54292; tigrfam=TIGR02512), which produces MLSVNINGKTFEAEANETILEVAKRNGYHIPTLCHLNLHDMDYCNHPVSCRICMVEVEDARGSRLVPSCDTFVADGMKISTDSKESINARRTVMELLLSNHPQDCLYCSRSTNCDLQELAYELNIRGNRFEGKKSDFGIDDSSRSIVKDLDKCILCRRCETICSEVQTVDVYSAVNRGFDTVIAPAFNDSLQNTACTFCGQCVSVCPTGALTEISHVDSLWSALNDEEKIVVVQTAPAVRVAIAEEFGAEPGTISTGKMVNSLKRIGFDYVFDTNWGADLTIMEEAHEVLERINGNGRLPILTSCCPAWIKFIEHQFPSLIDIPSTCKSPHEMFGAITKTYWAEKMGVDPKKIYVASIMPCVAKKYEAARPELSVDSKDDVDCVITTRELALMIKEAGINYMQLDDCEFDNPLGESTGAGAIFGATGGVLEAALRTVSAWLSDEKAPSLDFKDVRGLEGIKEACVNVGGTEVKVAAAHGLGNARKLLEKIESGENEYHIIEIMACPGGCIAGGGQPYHHGDRSIISKRMDAIYDIDVHKTIRESHKNPDIIKIYDEFLGKPGGEMSHKLLHTQFVEREVVEKETEAE